In Phaeodactylum tricornutum CCAP 1055/1 chromosome 10, whole genome shotgun sequence, a single genomic region encodes these proteins:
- a CDS encoding predicted protein encodes MLSRYGEIRCHLLRSGGRVFGCVTGGAAGGDSGKRNLHACIAGAATLVASAAVIKVWSPAISQCDQGNGDLPVFGSSSDPIMLSTDKEDGILLKNIAIRPIPSLSKHSRNEDASSDYRKSVRAFDESMKQFCRDTSDVDLPLPELDG; translated from the coding sequence ATGTTGAGTCGCTATGGAGAGATTCGCTGCCATCTTCTACGCAGTGGAGGCAGAGTATTTGGCTGTGTTACTGGGGGAGCGGCCGGAGGCGACTCGGGCAAACGCAATCTGCATGCGTGTATTGCTGGAGCCGCAACCTTGGTAGCGAGTGCAGCTGTTATAAAAGTATGGAGCCCTGCAATTTCGCAATGTGATCAGGGAAACGGAGATCTTCCCGTCTTCGGTAGCTCGAGCGATCCCATCATGCTATCAACGGACAAAGAAGACGGTATTCTACTGAAGAATATTGCCATTCGCCCTATACCGTCCCTGAGCAAGCACTCCAGGAACGAAGACGCAAGCTCCGATTACCGAAAATCTGTAAGGGCGTTTGACGAATCAATGAAACAGTTCTGTAGAGACACAAGCGATGTGGATTTACCGCTACCGGAGTTGGATGGTT